From the genome of Methanobacterium formicicum, one region includes:
- a CDS encoding DUF120 domain-containing protein translates to MEIKGKVISGTHKGTYFMSLDVYQDEFREKLKFKPYPGTLNLEISEECAREISKMQDKMGVIEGTDNYGDVKFLPAKLSEVVDGAILFPVRTQHAPEILEFVAQENLRSKLKLNDGDEVILEIN, encoded by the coding sequence ATGGAAATCAAAGGGAAGGTTATCTCCGGAACCCATAAAGGCACTTATTTCATGTCTTTAGATGTTTATCAGGACGAATTTAGGGAAAAACTTAAATTCAAACCATACCCCGGGACTCTTAACCTGGAAATATCAGAAGAATGTGCCCGGGAAATATCCAAAATGCAGGATAAGATGGGAGTAATTGAAGGGACTGACAATTATGGGGATGTGAAGTTTCTCCCGGCTAAACTCAGTGAAGTTGTAGATGGAGCTATTTTATTCCCGGTTAGGACTCAACATGCTCCAGAAATTTTGGAATTTGTTGCCCAGGAAAATCTTCGCTCTAAACTTAAACTTAATGATGGAGATGAAGTTATCTTAGAAATAAACTGA